In Helianthus annuus cultivar XRQ/B chromosome 3, HanXRQr2.0-SUNRISE, whole genome shotgun sequence, a single window of DNA contains:
- the LOC110930957 gene encoding UDP-glycosyltransferase 87A2, whose product MTEPISHHVVAIPYPGRGHINPMMNLCKLIALRRPSDFLITFIVTEEWLGFIECEPKPPNVQFATIPNVIPSEVYRAADFPGFVKATQTKMEHPVEQLLHRMRVPISVLLYDTYFTWVLGIGNRMNIPVASLFTMSATVFSMMYHYHLLVENGHVGENFSGNTEEIVDYIPGVPPIRVADLVTGFNGKSKETTSIALDAILMSAKAQFLIFVSVYELEAEVIDALKSTLSIPTYTIGPSIPYFSLNDVQNDENTPDYIKWLNRQPKGSVLYISQGSFLSVSSAQLDEIVAGVQDSGIRYMWIARGETSRFKPENDEKGIVIPWCDQLRVLCHSSVGAFWSHCGWNSTKEAAFSGKPMITFPIVWDQVPNSKMIVEDWKTGRRVMIDERTMVTRAEISKLISSFMDPDSKTGKEIRKRAKEVERICRRATREGSSCQIDIDSFIRDISK is encoded by the exons ATGACGGAGCCCATCAGCCACCATGTGGTGGCGATACCATACCCCGGCAGGGGCCACATTAACCCTATGATGAACCTTTGCAAGCTCATTGCTTTGCGCCGACCTTCAGACTTTCTCATCACCTTCATCGTCACCGAAGAATGGTTGGGCTTCATCGAATGCGAGCCTAAACCGCCTAACGTCCAATTCGCTACTATCCCCAATGTTATTCCATCGGAGGTGTACCGAGCCGCTGATTTCCCAGGGTTTGTAAAAGCCACCCAAACAAAAATGGAACATCCGGTGGAGCAGTTGCTCCACCGGATGAGGGTACCAATAAGTGTACTCTTATACGATACTTACTTTACATGGGTGTTGGGTATAGGCAACCGGATGAATATTCCGGTTGCCAGTTTGTTCACAATGTCCGCGACTGTGTTTTCCATGATGTATCATTACCATCTTCTCGTTGAAAATGGCCATGTTGGTGAAAACTTCTCAG GAAATACCGAAGAAATAGTAGATTACATACCTGGAGTTCCTCCGATTCGGGTGGCCGATTTGGTGACAGGCTTTAATGGCAAGAGCAAGGAAACTACGTCGATAGCTTTAGATGCCATTTTGATGTCCGCAAAAGCTCAGTTCCTTATATTCGTATCGGTTTACGAGCTCGAAGCTGAAGTTATTGATGCGTTAAAATCGACTCTTTCCATTCCCACATACACTATCGGACCTTCTATTCCTTACTTTAGTTTGAACGACGTACAAAATGACGAAAATACTCCTGACTACATAAAATGGTTAAACCGTCAACCAAAGGGTTCAGTGTTGTACATTTCCCAAGGGAGTTTTCTCTCGGTGTCAAGTGCCCAACTGGATGAAATCGTAGCGGGTGTGCAAGATAGTGGAATACGATACATGTGGATTGCACGTGGGGAAACATCTCGTTTTAAACCGGAAAATGACGAAAAAGGGATCGTTATACCTTGGTGCGACCAACTACGCGTGTTGTGCCATAGTTCGGTAGGAGCATTTTGGTCACATTGCGGGTGGAATTCAACGAAAGAAGCCGCTTTTTCGGGAAAGCCGATGATCACTTTTCCAATAGTTTGGGATCAAGTTCCGAATAGTAagatgatagttgaagattggaAAACCGGAAGGAGGGTGATGATCGATGAGCGTACTATGGTCACTCGAGCAGAAATCTCAAAACTCATAAGTAGTTTTATGGATCCGGATAGTAAAACGGGGAAAGAAATTAGAAAACGTGCGAAAGAAGTCGAAAGGATTTGTCGAAGAGCGACACGAGAAGGAAGTTCTTGTCAAATAGATATTGATTCTTTTATTCGTGACATTTCAAAATAG